TACTACATCATTAACTCTTAAAACATGTTTATGGAAACAACTTTTGCATTATGAGTTCGATACTAGTAAAATTCGTGGCCAAGGTTATGATGGTGCTAGTAACATGATAGGGGAGTGGAATGGGTTACAAGAACTTGTTCGTAAAGAATGTCCTTTTGCATACTACGTTCATTATTTTGCACATAGATTGCAACTTGCGTTAGTTGTCGCTGCAAGAGAAGTTATACCCGTTCATCAATTTTTCTCAAATTTAACATTCATTACTAATGTCATTTGTGCTTCTAGCAAGCGCCACGATGAGTTGCAAAAAGCTAAGTCAACTGAGATTAAACATTTATTAGAATTTGGTGAAATTGAAACTAGCAAGGGACGTAATCAAGTTGGGACTTTAAAACGAGCCGGTGATTCATGTTGGGGTTCTCATTTTTATTCCGTTTGTAATATGCTTGAGATGTTTAATGCTACCCGTGAAGTTCTTCAAAGTATAATTGAAGATGGATCGTACTCTTCTCAACGTAGTGAAGCTGATTCGGCTTACATGTATCTCATGTCGTTTGAGTTTGTATTTATTTTGCACTTGGTAAAGGAAATAATTGGAAGGACTCATACTCTTTCTCAAGCTCTTCAAAAGAAAACTCAATATATTGTTACTACAATTCGTTTAGTGTCAACAACAAAAAAAGTCTTAATGAATTCAGAAATGACGGTTGGGATTCGCTATTTAAAAAGGTAATGTTGTTCTCAGAGAAACACCAAATAGATATACCTGATATGCAAGCTCTTTATAAGTCTAGCCATTATCGTCCTCGTCGACAAGATAATCAGATTATTACTGTTGAGCATTATTATCGTGTAGATCTATTTATTTGCACAGTGGACAAGCAATTGCAAGAGCTCGACAGTAGATTCAATGAGCAAGCCATGGAATTATTAACTCTTGGATCTTCATTACTGCCTATAAAAGATATAAAAATGTTTGATATTGATAATATTTGTCTTCTTGTTGAGAAATTTTATCCAACATATTTCAAAGAACAGGAGATTAATTTGTTGAGATATCAGTTGGAACTTTTTGGAATTGAGTTCCTTGAAAATCCACAGCTTAAAGATGTTTCTACTATCGCTCAACTATgcaccatgtagtgacccgaactttttcatgtttacatatattaaatgaaattgttatttacatgattaagtgtttccaacatgttaagcaatcaaacttgttaagacttgattaattgaaataggtttcatatagacaattaaccacccaagttgaccggtgattcacgaacgttaaaacttgtaaaaactatatgatgacatatatatatatatatattattatatatatagttaacatgatattatgataagtgtatctcattaggtattttaacaatgagttatatacataaaattaagtttattgaattaaggaactcgaaacgatatatataacgattatcgttataacaacgtcttactaaatacatatgaatcatattaagatattgatacactatgtttaatcatgataaatgataagtaaacatatcattaagtatattaacaatgaactacatatgtaaaaacaagactactaatttaatgatttcaaaacgagacatatatgtaatgattatcgttgtaacgacatttaatgtagatatatcatattaagatttattaatacatcatgatataatgataatgtaataatttaacatctcatttgatacaataaacaatgtgttaacaacatttaacaagatcgttaacctaaaggtttcaaaacaacacttacatgtaaccactaacgatgacttaacgactcagttaaaatgtatatacatgtagtgttttaatatgtatttatacacttttaaaatactttaagacacttatcaaagtacttctatttaacaaaaattcttacaattacatcttcgttcagtttcgtcaacaattctactcgtatgcacccgtattcgtactcgtacaatacacagcttctaaatgtatgtactattggtatatatactccaatgatcagctcttagcagcccatatgagtcacctaacacatgtgggaaccatcatttggcaactagcatgagatatctcataaaattacaaaaatattagtaatcattcatgacttatttacatgaaaacaaaattacatatcctttatatctaatccatataccaacgaccaaaaacacctacaaatactttcattcttcaattttcttcatctaattgatctctctcaaattccattttcaagttctaagtgttcttcataaattctacaagttctagtttcataaaatcaagaatacttccaagtttactagctcacttccaatcttgtaaagtgatcatccaacctcaaaaaatccttgttgtttatagtaagatatcattataaatcaaggtaatactcatatacaaactttgattcaatttctataactataactatcttaattcgagtgataatcttacttgaacttgtttttgtgtcatgattctacttcaagaactttcaagccatccaagatcctatgaagctagatcatttcttgtcacttctagtaggtttacctactaaacttgaggtagtaatgatgttcataacatcattcgattcatacatataaaactatcttattcgaagatttgaacatgcaatcactagaacatagtttagttaattctaaacttgttcgcaaacaaaagttaatccttctaacttgacctttaaaatcaactaaacacatattatatatctatatgatatgctaacttaataatttaaaaccggaaaacactaaaaacaccgtaaaactggatatacgccgtcgtagtaacaccgcgggctattttgggttagttaattaaaaactatgataaaatttgatttaaaagttgttcttctggaaaaatgatttttcttatgaacatgaaactatatccaaaaatcatggttaaactcaaagtggaagtatgttttccaaaatggtcgtctagacgtcgttctttcgacttaaatgactacctttacaaaaatgacttgtaacttatatttctgactataaatatataatttttatgtttagattcataaaatagagttcaatatgaaatcatagcaatttgattcactcaaatcggatttaaaacgaagaagttatgggtaaaacaagattggatattttttgattgttgtagctacaagaaatattgtaacaattctatacaaatcatatcctagctaacttatattgtattatacatgtattctaatatattatttaatcttgggataccagagacacgtatgcaaatgttttgacatatcatatcgacccatgtatatatattatttggaacaaccatagacactctatatgcagtaatgttggagttagctatacagggttgaggttgattccaaaaatatatatactttgagttgtgatctagcctgagacgtgtatacactgggttgtggattgattcaagataatatatatcgatttatttctgtacatctaactgtggacaactagttgtaggttacaaacgaggacagctgacttaataaatttaaaacagtaaaacgtatttaaaatgttgtaaatatattttgaacatactttgatatatgtacatatttgttataggttcgtgaatcgatcagtggccaagtcttataaatctaatattttgggatgagaatacatgcagttttataaatgttttacgaaatagacacacgtaattgaaactacattatatgggtgaatgatcgaagctgaatatgccccttttgcttggtaacctaagaattagtaaaccgatctactaattgacgcgaatcctaaagatagatctattgggcctaacgaaccccatccaaagtaccggatgctttagtacttcgaatttttttatatcatgtccgaaggattttccggaatgataggggatattcttatatgcatcttgttaatgtcggttaccaggtgttcaccatatgaataaatattatctctatgtatgggatgtatattgaaatatgaaatcttgtggtctattattatgatttgataatatataggttaaacctataactcaccaacatttttattgacgttttaagcatgtttattcttaggtgattattaagagcttccgctgtttcatactaaaataaggacaagatttggagtccatgcttgtatgatattatgtaaaaactgcattcaagaaacttatttttgatgtaatatattcttattctaaaccattatgtaatggtcgtgtgtacacgattttagattatcattatttgataatctacgtattgcttttcaaacctttatcgataatataaaggttatggttgttttaaaaatgaatgcagtctttgaaaaacgtctcatatagaggtcaaaacctcgcgacgaaatcaattaatatggaacgtttataatcaatatgaacgggacatttcagttggtatcagagtgttggtcttagagaaccagaaaattgcattattgtgtcttaccgagtttgttaggatgcattagtgagtctagacttcgaccgtgtttttcttcaaaaacgattgcttaacattttttgttggaaactatatattattaacatgtaaatattatgtgatatattaatctcttaacgtgtttaatattgtgtgatagatgtctacctctagtacaaatcccattgattcacctaataataatgaagagtcgaatatgttttgggaagattcacaaattcccgaagaggaaccggaagaggaggaaccggaagaggaggaaccggaagaagaggaaccagaagaggaggaatcgaaagaggaggaaccagaagaagaagaggttccggaggaagaaatattgatacctatagtaaatcgattaaataaaagaaaatcctcaaccaacggaccaaagttaataatggtcaatggtgttttctccgaggaagcaaaatattaggaagattaccaatttttcgatgaatcggatcccgatgaggatttcgatgatgttatagaaattacctcgacccaatttaataaagcgaaagaaaataataagggaaaaggtataaaaatagagaaacccgattccaaccccgatgaactttatatgtatcggcaacacccgtatttcctaaaatgtaacaatgacccgggaacctctaaaccaccaggtttttctaaaccattatggaaaacgacggctcgtattagaggaacactatatattcctagaaaattaggaaaatgaaccaagtccgaagaagaagaaaccagtgattcagattagagggttgtaatcatgttgtgtattatatgtattgtagtgtgcttgtacttttatgttctatgtaaaaattgtttgtattgtttgttattacgaatctaatccttgtctattttaaagtataaaaacaaaatggaagttaagggtaaacaaccgaatattttagaagacctaccataggatatgattgaggaaatcttgtctagagtcggtcagaattcatcagcacatttagttatggcgaaattaacttgtcaaacatttgaaagactttccagaaatgccttagtttataaaaggctttcctttgataggtggggtatatcacattggggagaccgtaagttacgccgtgttttctttaaagcattaaatgcggggaacccaaatgcaattttacgctacgggttaagaacctattttgactcaccatatcccaacataggatttcgtgaattagaaagagcttctaacatgcaacataaagaagcatgttatgcttacgggttagtgatgttcgcttcttatcaaagtgagaaaaagaacatcggattgcaacatttaaataaaaccttcccacaagtgacggattcagtagttgggttaagaaaaaaggtttttagattattacggggctgttggacattaagaaaccctcgtccttttgacgacattacaacatgctgcctagccaaaggtcataatggttattttccacaagaccaaggatgggaagtcgtcttagtaaaaccagaatgcatgacttgtttatggacttatgaattacgtgtctttatttcctttgatgaacaacttgcgtattaactagatttatcttcaaaactgtcctgtatcatagtgtactatatttcatgttatatgtaatatagctaaagtgtaagtttgaagaatatttgtatgtgatatattattataatcagtttttcatatagaattgtagtagttgaattgtatattagctactaagtatgaacttaacgggtaggtagtacccgaatttaaacttataaaacgctaaatgaagaaaaagcttttataaatgagttcatattatgctacgaaatactattgactactcttaatattctgtatgattaactcgattcagttagctattttgaaggaaatagccccgactactcgacacaccatgaatatcagcgaagaggaatttcgtacctttcttgctgcaaacatagccgcagtataggctgcgctacatactaacaataactctgaatctagcaatgcagctaacggcgcaagaaatcgtgtaggatgctcctacaaagaattcactgcctgcaaacctttggaatttgatggaaccgaaggaccaattggattgaaatggtggaccgagaaagtcgaatcggtgtttgccataagtaagtgtactgaaaaggacaaagttaagcacgctacgcataccttcacaggtaatgcattaacgtggtggaacacctatcttgaacaggtaggacaaaatgctgcttacgcacaatcgtggtcggcattcaagcaaatgatgaacgagcagtaccatcctagaaatgaagtcaataaactcaaggcagaacttagagagttacgaacacaagggttcgacattaccacatatgaacgacgattcacagagttgtgcctattgtgtccgggagcattcgaagatgaagaagagaagatcgacgcgtttgtaaaagggtgaccagtaaggattcaagaagatgtgagttcacacgagcccgcttctatacagaaggcaagtcgaatggctcataaactcataaatcatattgagggaagaattaaagagtaggtggccgaagaagccaacccgaaacaactcaagaggaagtgggaggaaaacggtgacaagagtcaccagtacaacaacaacaacaattacaaccaaaatcgtaacaactatcccaacagccgcaacaacaatcgtaacaataaccgcaatcctaacaataactacaacaaacattccaacaacaacaacaactacaacaaccgtttcaacaacaataacaatcctaacaacaacctcaataacaacaacgacaacaaaaaccaaaaacagccatgtcataggtgtgaagaaaatcatcaggggttttgcacgacattttgcaacaggtgtaaaagaaatggtcatagcgcgacaaagtgtgaggtctacggactaaagtttaacaaaactaaaggaacaaataatgtcggaacaagtaatgccgaaacgaatagtgtcggagcaagtaataccaacgctcttTGTTATAAATGtgcaaaaccgggccacattattagaaattgcccgaatcaggggaatactaatgggcagggccgtggaagagttttcaatattaatgtggcagaagtacatgaagacccggagcttgttacgggtacgtttcttattgatgataaatctgcttatgttttatttgatttgggtgcggatagaagctatatgagtagagaattttgtgctaaattaattttcccattgacacctttggatagtaaatttttgctcgaattagcaaacggtaaattaatttctgcagataatatatgtcgggagagagaaattaaactgggggatgaaacgtttaaaattgatttaataccagttgagttaggaagttttgatgtaataattggcatggactggttgaaaaaggtgagagcagaggtcgtttgttacaaaaatgcgattcacattatgcgtgaaaaaggaaaacctttaatggtgtacggagaaaagaacaatgcgaaattaaatcttattagtagtttgaaggcgcaaaaactaataagaaaaggttgttacatcattctagcacacatcgaggaagttaaacctgaagaaaagaacatcagtgatgttcccgtcgcaaaaaaatttcccgatgtatttccgaaagaattaccgggattacccccacatcgatccgttgaatttcaaatagaccttgtaccaggagctacaccaatagctcgtgctctatacagactcgcacccagtgaaatgaaagaattacaaagtcagttacaggaacttttagagcgtgatttcattcgaccaagcacatcaccatggggagctcctgttttgtttgtcaaaaagaaagatggtacatttaggttgtgtattgactaccgagagttaaacaaacttagcatcaagaaccgctatccactaccgagaatcgacgacttatttgatcaactacaaggctcgtctgtttattcgaagatcgatttacgttctggatatcatcaaatgccggtgataatgctaaaaacgaacatataattcatagcattattcctcaagaaagacaagcttttagttgcaattgttctatttacaagtgatattcgtttaaataataaaaggtgaagacaaaagacagattcgacgaattgaagacgcaaacgaccaaaaagctcaaaagtacaaaagacaatcaaagaggttccaattattgataagaaacgtctcgaaattacaagagtacaagattcaaaacgcaaagtacaaaatataaaattgtacgcaaggacgttcgaaaatccggaaccgggaccagagtcaactctcaacgctcgacgcaacggactaaaaattacaagtcaactatgcacataaatataatataatatttaaataattcttataattatttaatatattatatatatttataaatccgtcggcaagaaagaatccaaactgatatgagctgtaatttcaaactccgcgactcgcggagtttgaaggcaaaaatgccgcgagtcgcggagctcctaaagtcgaaaatccctataaaagcaaccgaattctgatcgcaaatcatcatcttttttttcttcttctcctcatacgtaaaatatatatatatataatttatattttaattttaattataattctaataataagggtatgttagcgaatgttgtaagggtgtaagtcgaaattctgtccgtgtaacgctacgctatttttaatcattgtaagttatgttcaacctttttacattaatgtctcgtagctaagttattattatgcttatttaaaacgaagtaatcatgatgttgggctaattactaaaattgggtaattgggctttgtaccataattggggtttggacaaaagaacgacacttgtggaaattagactatgggctattaaatgggctttatatttgtttaactaaatgatagtttgttaatgttaatataaagatttacaattgggcgtccctataaattaccatatacactcaatcggacacgatgggcggggtatttatatgtacgaataatcgttcatttaaccggacacgggaatggattaatagccactagaataattaaaacaagggtgaaattatgtacaaaggacacttggtataattgataacaaaatattaaaaccttgggttacactcagtcgacatcctggtgtaattattaaacaaagtattaaaatcttgttacagtttaaatccccaattagttggaatatttaacttcgggtataagaataatttgatgaggacactcgcactttatatttatgactgatggactgttatggacaaaaaccaaacggacatattaaataattcaggacaaaggacaattaacccatgggcataaaattaaaatcaacacgtcaaacatcatgattacggaagtttaaataagcataattcttttatttcatatttaatttcctttattttatatttaattgcacttctaattatcgcatttttattgttattgtatttaattgcacttttaattatcgtactttttaattatcgcaagtttattttatcgcacttttattattcgcaatttcattatcgttatttactttatgctttaatttaagtcttgtatttatttttaatattttacatttggttttaactgcgactaaagttttaaaatcgacaaaccagtcattaaacggtaaaaacccccctttataataataatattacttatatatatatatatttgtatttttataaaagtaaactaatatagcgttgagctttgtttaaaaaagattccctgtggaacgaactggacttactaaaaactacactactgtacgattaggtacactgcctataagtgttgtagcaaggtttaagtatatccgttctctaaataaataaatatcttgtgtaaaattgtatcgtatttaatagtattttatacccctctgctttgacatcaagtatttttggcgccgctgccgggaactctcttaaaagccggaagcgcaacgctaataaaaaaaaaaattatgtatttttaagattttattaaatatttaagttttataaagtttctttatttttattttataaaaacataagttttatttaagtattttgtttttatttaaaaacataaaaaaatatatatatataaatctagttttaagcattttatttattaaaattataaagtagttctattttatttaagtttttaaaatataagtttttattatacacatatttttttaaatatataaacagaaaaattaaaaacagaaaaaaaaaatataaataaataaagaaaaacgcgtcgaagattaaacctgtcagttgaatttctgaacaccgcgactcgcggggtttgctgcatcgaataccgcgactcgcggaggggacctgacacacgacagaagccctaatcctgcatttattacggagtattattaattattattaattaaattgtattagggttaaataattaattaatttagtagttaatttaagttttaattaatttgtattatttagtttaattagtttaattaaattgtaaaattaatagttttataaaataaataatataaaaataatatttttataaaaaaattgtactttttacaaatttttgtatatttttatattttgtcccttttcaatcgttttaacgcaatatttgtatttttagctcatatttagtttaaacttagtttttgccatagtcatttttacttctagatttttaggctttgccgtagaattccttaagtgctttttctttagactaagatttaggtgctttagaattttgcgacgcctttttaagttttagttcctttttaagttattttcatttgggatttagttttcctgtaagctttaatatttttagacaccttttactatgtaccaattatcatttcaattagtaatctcaatttacgattataattttaagttagttgtagtaataaggttaggttaatcaagtatttttaagtcttataagtttcttttatttttccgtcaccttttatttttcaaccatttttctttttcgaccttttctgacgaactctttttctttcttatttctcgctattctagttttaggacatagatttttattctacttcttatctaaatttcttaaaattacgaaaatttattttaagtggttaaattaatagacatcaaaattttctggttcgtagtaatagttggatttgtacgtggaccgggttattggagccaaacagtcctcaattatattgagaccaaacgaatcctgcccctctgctacatcttttggctattcgaaacgtgggcaaaatcagaaaagtctattgattggataacttattataatttttctttcctttttaaaactaataggatattcagtgaatgcaccgagcaagacgatcaccaccttttgtacgttcaccacctgtaactagatcaagacatttagcaaatataaccgccgttgatttttctttagaatcgtcatccagtcgaccaagtacttcagttcaaatttccgataatccattttttgaatccgacctcacaattgagaatccggagaatattcaggaacggttcgtagatcctgaaccactaaactttcctccggaaccaccaatcattcaaacagagattgttgaggaacgaaccattaaatcagaatcatctagtgataccgattcaacaaattcaattatggagaatctggaacctttaagtatggaagaccgaatgagagctaaacgcactggccaaggtcacgcaattactcatccagacattaatgcgccagattatgaaatcaaaggacaaattctacacatggtgactaatcaatgccaatttagtggtgtgccgaaggaagatccaaatgaacatcttcgtacctttaataggatctgcacactatttaaaatccgagaagtggaggatgaacagatatatctcatgttatttccctggactttaaagggagaagccaaagattggttggaatcgttacctgaaggggcgattgatacatgggatgttttagttgaaaaatttcttaaacaattctttcctgcatctaaagccgtaagacttcaagcagaaattgttacgttcacacagaaaccaaatgaaactctatatgaggcgtggactagatatggaaagttgttaagaggatgtccgcaacatggtttagacacctgtcaaatagtacaaatattctaccaaggatgcgacatcactacaaggaaagacatagatatagcagctggtggttctattatgaagaaaaccgaaactgatgcttacaaaattattgataacactgcttcccactcacatgagtggcaccaagaaaaagatatcattagatcatctaaagcagctagagccgattctagccatgacttagattccatttccgcaaagatagatgctgtcgagagacgaatggaaaagatgactaaagatattcactcaatacgaattagttgtgagcagtgtggaggaccacatttgacaaaagattgtctcagtattgaattaacaatggaacaaagagagaatatttcatacataaaccaaaggcctggaaataattatcagaataattatcaaccgccaagaccgatttacaatca
This genomic stretch from Rutidosis leptorrhynchoides isolate AG116_Rl617_1_P2 chromosome 11, CSIRO_AGI_Rlap_v1, whole genome shotgun sequence harbors:
- the LOC139875423 gene encoding uncharacterized protein, whose amino-acid sequence is MLFSEKHQIDIPDMQALYKSSHYRPRRQDNQIITVEHYYRVDLFICTVDKQLQELDSRFNEQAMELLTLGSSLLPIKDIKMFDIDNICLLVEKFYPTYFKEQEINLLRYQLELFGIEFLENPQLKDVSTIAQLCTM